In Podarcis raffonei isolate rPodRaf1 chromosome 8, rPodRaf1.pri, whole genome shotgun sequence, the genomic window AGCTCTGCCCCAGTGAAGCAAGGCAACATCATCAAGTATACAGGCAACAATCTAGTGTTGAATGGAGCTTACAGTTTGATCCTTGCACCTACCCGGCAGAAGCCTTATAGCTGCACCTTGAAGTTGCAGTTTTGACACTCATTGTATTATTTTTGAACCTTCTTCGTTAGAACCCATTGCCTGTAAATTGGTCAGATGGTAAGACAAGTGTTTTTGTGCATTcgcttttgtttcatttgcattGCACTGACACAAAGACAATAGCACATTGAGCTATGTAGGGATCCTACACCAGCCCCTAGCACCCACCTGCTGAGTGAGAGCAGCTTCAAATGTTACGTGCAACACAATGCATTTCTGGGTAAGAAAACTGTAAACACTGTGGGTGTGTTGTCAAATCGATGTTTCACAGTTTCCCTATACAGAACATCTCTCCGTATAGCAACATGTATCTGAAGCTCTAAGTTAGAAAAGGGTATATGCTGGCGTTAGAAATAGACATTCAACAATGAACTTAAAATCAAGCCAGAAATTTGGATATAATTCACTTAACTGAGTTTTAATATGAATTCAGAGGCGAGTCTGGGATTTAAGAAAAATCCAGTTTGATGGGTTGGTGTTACGGACCAAGTCAGGAGAATTAACCCCTTTCAAAAGTCAGATACAGAACCAGTGCGAAGTATAGTGTGCTATAAAATAAACATGCAAACGCAACAGATGAGTCTAACAGAAAGATGTACAACAAGGCTCTCCAGGAAATATTACAGCTATTTGTTACTGGTGAGCAAGTACAATTTTGGAAACAACTTAAGAATGTGGACAAGTCATTCATAAGCTTGACCACCTCTTAATACTATTCAGTGCCGGAGCTGTGGCACTCATGACTCCTTTGCTCAGGAATCGTACTTTCTGAAGATAACTAGCTTCATAATCCTCAAAATAGTTTTATGTTATTCTATACAAAATTATGTGCCGCACATCAAAAATCTCCAGAACCTCTTTGTTCTGAAGAATTCACTGAATTAATTGGAAATATATAGTTTCAACAAAagttgaatttatttttaattggagaTGATTGAAGCAGAAAAATGGCAACTACCATGAATGAAACTACCTCATGTTATAGGGCATGATGTGTTTTGTTATTACAAAAAATAACATCAGAGTAGCTAAACCAGTCTCTTTCCAAAACCAGCATATCACATGTAATGGTGTACTGACATTAACAGCCTCCACAtcccttccagcaactggtgccaAGGGATTAGTAGTCTGAAGGCATCCTTTCCTCATTTATAAAGCTTTCTTTTTGGTCTTATGTTGCTCTCAGAAAATTCTGCCTGAAAGGCAGGGTATGTAATTGAAGTAGTAAATAGAGCTGGACCTTCTGGAGCACTATCAATAAAATAGGTACCGAACAGATCACCCTGGGAATTGAAGACAACATAACAAGGAGTGGGTTAGAACCTTCCCACCCTCACCCCAAAGAGGGGGCCAAAGCTTCCATTCCCCAACTGCACTGGAATGAAGTCCTATTGCCAGATTTGTACAGAAATTAATAGTGCAAGCCAAAACTCAAGTTCACTAACATAGAACAAAACTGACAGCGCTGCAGCtacatatatttattttcctCCCCCCAACCTTTTCCCCATTTGGCTCCAGCCAGAGAGAAAATGAATCACTGATCAGACCCTTAACAGAAACCAAGCTGCTAATGAGCATTTTAGAATGGTTTCATGGCATTATAAAAATACTTTGTTCAAATCAATGGCGCCCCCGGAAAAAAAGCACATGCAAGGCTGACACCTACCACAGGTGACTTTCGTGGGAGTTTGGACCTCCTGCATTGGAGCATTAGTTGATTTAGCTCCCCGCCGCCTGCGGGAAGTAGACTTTGACCGGCCTCTGCTTACTCGCTTCCTTTTGCTCGTATTGGAGCCTAGAGAGAAAAAGCCGGGCATAGGCAATTATTTACACCAAAGCCTGGCAAGGAAAGCTCAGATTCTGGCAAGAAAAGCTACTGCTCCAAACCCCCTCCTCCAAATAATCTGATATCAAATGCAAACTATTTAAATTGCTGCCTTTCATTGAGGAGAAGTTATAAACTAGTAAAAATGTATCCACAATTGTAGCAAACAAGACATAAAACAGCCACCTAAAAACTGATGGCATTGTATATTTACTACACAAAAGGGATGAAACCATACACCTCCCTGCCACCGCCGCAAGCTGTACAACTCACACACCTGTCTCCCACTGATCATTTCGAGGCTCTGCAGAGGCTGAATTGAGACAGTTGTCCATCTGCCGGTCGGATGAAAGGACAGATGGTCCATAGGTGTATCTCTCAGGAGAAActatgttttttgtaaaaataaataaatcaaaaggtAGACACTATGTCAACTGGGAAAAACAGTTCTAGAAGCAACATCAAACCTGTCAAATCAGTTCATAAGTTCCTAGAATCAGAATATTCTGAGCTAAGCAATAGCAGACATAATACCATAAAGATATCCACCCCCCTATCTTTCTATTGCTAAAATTCTGGCCAGAAAGCTGAGTTGGAAGCTAGGATAATGTTCATTCAAGGATAAAATTCATTCAAGAAGGAACTTTATTTCACTCAATTCAGCCAGGAAGTAAAAGTTAATGACACTGGCTTGTATACAATGTTAGTCTTTCTCAGAATAtattcactgaaatgaatgacttGGGTCCACTAATTTCAACCGATCTATGCTCAGAAAACAGATACTACCCACTTGCTCTCTACTTTTCTGGCTCAGTACCTGTACGCTGCCTTTTCATAGTGACATATGGCAGCAGATCATGCCTTGTCAGTACTCTCAGGAGCTGCAGAAGCTGCACGAAGTTGGTTTCATCACATTTGCCCCTTCTCTCTAGCTCCAGGAGCAGTTGTACACCATTCTTGGGCAGTTGCCTCTGAGCAGCAACTTCAAGACTACCATCAGTCTTGCCCAAGCAACATCGCCATTGATTTTTCCTCTTCCAGCTCTCCAGCACAGGGGAGGTAGTCTCAGAACTActctcttctgctgctgccacagcccaAAGGGCAGGATCCAACGGGTGAGTCCAAGGCTGTGTCTCATCCAGAAGGAAAGAGAGTGCATCCATGTCATTCTCTGTAAGCTGGGAACCAATGACCTCAAACATTCGATGCAGGGAAATCATCCCATAGTACTCTAGACATTCTTCCTCCTCCCATATGTGGGCAAAGATTGGCCTTCTCATGTCAGCCATATGGAGACACTAACCCAAAGAGGGATTTACTGTTATGAGCTAACAGAACAGATGTGCTGTGCTCTGAACACCACAGGAAAGAGACACGTTTTGGCAGGCTGTGTATGATTATAATACGTTATAAGAGAGCCGGGAAAATAGAGGTCTTGAGGAAGGATCCCAACACTGCTCCACAAATGCCTGTAAAAGGAGAAATGGGGATGATTAGGGCATACCACTTTGCCCCACCCTAAAAAGCTGCTTAAGAGGCAGAATACACAAATAACACAGATAAGACGTTTCTAATTCTGTCATGAGTCCCAACCAAGAGTGAACATGCAAAGATACAGGGGAGAAAACCCTCTCTCAAGGCCGCTGCCGCGGCTGCCTCCTCAAGAGGATGCAGGGCCCAAAATGCGCCACAAgatggcagcagcggcagcagcagccacaggacGCAGcggtctcccctcccccttgtcaCAAGGGCAAGCACAAACCAGCCCGAGGTGTGTGTGGACGAGCCCCGTGCCTGCGGCTCAGCCCCATCTTGGCGTGCGCAGTGACCTCCCTTTCTCCATCCAAACACCCCTCCCCCGCTATCCCAGTCAGTCAAGGCTCCGCCCCCTATTTGCATAAACAGTCCCTCTGAGAGCGGGGGTGGGGCTCCTCTGGGCGTggcttctcctcccctcctcccaccgatgttgttgtttttctctctcctgctcaCACCACCGCCGCAATTACGTGTCCTTTTACCTCTCCATGTTTTCGCGAGGGCATTTCTgggactcccctccccccaccacacagacgagactcttctcccccccccggctCTTCACAtacacacctccccccccccccgcctccttcaAGTATTTTTCCGCCCTCGTTGCCTCACAGCTGTTCCCCTTTTCGACGCTCCTCTGCCTCTCCCGCCTATATTCTCTTGCCGGCCCCCCAAGCCCCGTTTCCCGGTTTCCCTCAGGGAAAAACGGCTCCCTCAGCCGTCCCGTCCCCCCACCTTCCACTCAAAGCCGCACCACAGAACCCGCCTCGTTTCCTTTCCCCTGTCGGCATTCCTATCCCAAACCCTCTTCTCTATCCggcccccaaaataaaaataaatcccacaCACGAATAAATCCCCCTCACCGGGTCTTCCTCCGCCGATACAGCCAGACGGCGCCGCCGTTCCGATCTTTCTGGTAGCTTCGACACGACTGCGCCTGCGCCAACCGAACCTCAAGCACAGGGAGGGTTCTTTCACCCACCTCACCCGTTGCGCAGGCGCCCGGGCTGTCAAGCGTCTTCCACTCCCCCACCTGGCGTCGCAGAATCCCAGGCTGCGCACGCGCAGACCCTGCCGCTCGTTCTAATAACCGCCGGTGGCGGCGCGTGCGTCGCCTTCCCCCGGCTCACGCGGACAGCCCGCTGGTGTCCTCGTGACCCACGTGCGGGGGAGGAGCCTCCTTTGAGGGGGAAGAATCTCAACGGCGGCGGCAAAAGCAACGGCAGACCTGATAAATTCCTCTCGCTCGCAGCCGGCGCCGCTGTACACCGCGCTCTTTGCGTGACGGCTTAATCCAGCTGATTGGGTGGTGTGATATAGTAATTGAGGGCGGCTTTGCGCTACAAGCGCAGCGCAGCTCCCCCTACTCgccgcctctccctccctcagacTTATGTTTACGTAAACGGGACGTAGGCTGTCAAGGAGACGGCGCTGATTGCGTAAGCGAGGGAACGGGAGGATAGATAGGTCGATGCGGCTGTGACAGGAGTTACGTAACATGCGTAGGGAGAACTGGGCGGGCCTAGAGAGCCGTCAATACGCTCCTCTTGCCTCCCTCCTGAATGGGCGCCTCTCGCCCCGCCTGTGCTTGCCGGCCCCACCTGAGGGCGGGCTGGCCTTGACGTCACCGAGCTGCTGGAGCCGAACCGCCCCCTTAGTATCGAGGCAGCTGATTGGCTCCCCAGTGTTTGCGGGGGAGTCAATGAGAGGGCGCGGTGCAGCCTAGGCCAAGCAGGGCCTGTGTGAGGAGACTGAGAGAGACTGAGAGCAGGCAAGAGGGCGGGCGAGGAAGCAGCGGTGGCAGGAGTGGGCCAGGCCCACGGGCCGGGTGAGTGTGGCGTTCCTCCCACCACCcgagccccccccgccccctctccctcctggcggCATTGCAGTGAATTCCGCACAGATCTGTAGGGCCAGAGGCCCCTCCCGCATACCAGCAATACCCCACAGGGCCGCCCCTTCACCCCTTTAAATGGCCATAGCAGTGGCACTGAAAGGAGGGGAACAAGGAGCTCCTGAAGGGTTGTGTGTAAAACTCTCTCAGGATCGCCTGGGGTTGACACCAGTTTTTTCCATTCCTGGTATGATCTCTCTTCTCTGCTGTTTAGGTACTTCTGCATGCCGCAGCAGACGTCTCCCTGCTCTTTTTGTTCTTCATTTGTTCTTCTTTTTGTACCTCCATTATAGGAACTCATATGGTGCTATGCATGACTTTACTCCCTTTATCCTCCCAGCAACCCTGCAAGAGGCATTAAAATAGTACACCTTATCAAAATGCCCACTATTATTACTACACACACACTCCTAATCTCCTATCTACTTTTCCTGTTGTTCCCTTATCTTTCTTAAGACATGATGGTGTCTTCCAAATATTAATATTCctttcctgtttttattttttattttaggcTGAAACAACTATCCATTTATATACAGTGTTCAAACACtgatttcctcttttcttttataaTCTGTCGTGGTTCTTTAACTCACCTTGGTTTTTCTCTCCACCTTGCAGGCGAAAGCTTGCAGTTACCATGGAAGAGGAACTGCCTCCCTCTTTGTTCTTCCAGCATCAGTACATGTGCTCGGAGTGTGGACTCCTCTACAATACTTTGGAGGAGGTACTGATCCACCATCAGAGCCATCTAGGCGAGCCCTATGAGCCTGAAGCTGCTGCCACTGTTGTAGACACAGGGCCCCAGCAGGACAACCGCTACCAGTGCCTGGAGTGTGGCTGTGTCCTGTGGTCACCTGACGAACTGCTAGCCCACCAAGAAGTGCACCCCAGAGAGGTGCCAACCCGGCCTCAACCTCCACCAGCTACCAGTGGACAGATCCGCTACCAATGCAATGAGTGTAATGAACTCTTTCCTTCTACCAGCCTATGGCTAGCACATCGCCAAACGCACCAGAAACAAGAGGCTTCACCTGAGGCCCCCCTGTCAGCCCCACCAACCTCCCAGCCAGCTCCCTTGCCTCCTCTCCAATCATCTGTTCCACCACCTTCCCAGCCAGCCTCCCCACCACCCTCTCAGGCATCACTTCCATCACCTCCTCAGCCAACTCCACTCATGCATCCCTATGAGTGCTCAGAGTGTTCTTGCCTCTTCCCAACTCCTGAAGAGCTGCTGGACCACCAGGGTGAACACTTTACTGAGATTGAGAAAGAGAGCAGTGAGCCATCTGAAACAGCAGCTCAGGAGATTTGCAGTCAACGTGTGTCCCCGCTGCCATGCCCTGAAGAACCCCCTGCTGTGCCCCCACCTGCTCAGGCCTTCTGTTGCAGTGAGTGTAAGCAGGCCTTTGGGACAGTGGAGGcactgcggaggcaccagcaggagCACATGGGGAGCAGTGAAGAGTTTCTTTGTGGCGAGTGCCAGCGTGGTTTCACAACAGCCAAGCGGCTGTTGGCTCACCAGCGAGTTCACGTCGATGGCACATACGAATGTCCCAACTGCAACAAGATATTCAAAAAGGCAGCATCCCTTGAGCAGCACATGCGCATCCACAAAGGTGAGGCACTCTACCTCTGCGTGGACTGTGGGCTTGGCTTCTCTACCGAGATGACTTTGATCATGCACCGCAAGAGCCATACAGCCAATCCCCTGCACCGCTGCCATTGTGGCAAGACTTTCAGCAACATGACCAAGTTCCTTTACCATCGGCGCACACACGCTGGCAAGAGCGGCATTCCACCCACTCGTGGGGCTGGGGATCAGGCACCCAGCCAACCTCCTGAACCAGCGCCCAGCGACAGAGAATCAACTGTAAATGGCTCAGCTTCCCCTGCCGTCGCTGCCTCCTCCCTGCCAGGGACATCAGTAGAAGTGCCCAGTGCTGGGTTTCTGTGCCCTCAGTGTGGAAAGGCATTCTCCACCCACATCCGGATGGTGCGGCACAAACGGGTGGTGCACGTTCTGGAGCGCAAGCACAAATGCCCCACATGTGGCAAAAAGTTCAAGAAGTTGGTGCATGTGCGGAACCACATGCGGACACACACTGGTGAAAGGCCATTTCAGTGCTCTGAGTGTGGCAAGACCTTTGTCTCCCAGGCAAACTTAGCGCGGCACCACGTGACACACACTGGAGAGCGCCCCTACCAGTGCCAGGTGTGTAATAAGCGCTTCACCCAGTCCTCTAATCTTCGCCAGCACCGCCTCTTGCACATGGCGCCTAACGGAGAGGGGCCTCACTCCTGTGAAGACTGTGGAGTAGCTTTCTCCCGAGCCCATCAACTGGCTCTGCACCGGACCGTGCATACGGGGTGTTTGCCCTTTCCTTGCCTAGAATGCGACAAA contains:
- the DEDD2 gene encoding DNA-binding death effector domain-containing protein 2 yields the protein MADMRRPIFAHIWEEEECLEYYGMISLHRMFEVIGSQLTENDMDALSFLLDETQPWTHPLDPALWAVAAAEESSSETTSPVLESWKRKNQWRCCLGKTDGSLEVAAQRQLPKNGVQLLLELERRGKCDETNFVQLLQLLRVLTRHDLLPYVTMKRQRTVSPERYTYGPSVLSSDRQMDNCLNSASAEPRNDQWETGSNTSKRKRVSRGRSKSTSRRRRGAKSTNAPMQEVQTPTKVTCDIRLRVRAEYCEHDPVLRQNVMSNKQNHLERQFDVFGQSNTILKSRDLGSIICDIKFSELSYLDAFWSDYMNGSLLEALKGVFITDSLKEAVGQEAIRLLVNVDEDDYEEGRRLLLESVIPQAW
- the LOC128418341 gene encoding zinc finger protein 574-like; translation: MEEELPPSLFFQHQYMCSECGLLYNTLEEVLIHHQSHLGEPYEPEAAATVVDTGPQQDNRYQCLECGCVLWSPDELLAHQEVHPREVPTRPQPPPATSGQIRYQCNECNELFPSTSLWLAHRQTHQKQEASPEAPLSAPPTSQPAPLPPLQSSVPPPSQPASPPPSQASLPSPPQPTPLMHPYECSECSCLFPTPEELLDHQGEHFTEIEKESSEPSETAAQEICSQRVSPLPCPEEPPAVPPPAQAFCCSECKQAFGTVEALRRHQQEHMGSSEEFLCGECQRGFTTAKRLLAHQRVHVDGTYECPNCNKIFKKAASLEQHMRIHKGEALYLCVDCGLGFSTEMTLIMHRKSHTANPLHRCHCGKTFSNMTKFLYHRRTHAGKSGIPPTRGAGDQAPSQPPEPAPSDRESTVNGSASPAVAASSLPGTSVEVPSAGFLCPQCGKAFSTHIRMVRHKRVVHVLERKHKCPTCGKKFKKLVHVRNHMRTHTGERPFQCSECGKTFVSQANLARHHVTHTGERPYQCQVCNKRFTQSSNLRQHRLLHMAPNGEGPHSCEDCGVAFSRAHQLALHRTVHTGCLPFPCLECDKSFPRRRLLELHRLSHSGHEPHRCPDCGALFVTASKLQEHRCARRRDQATLQSFLCMSCGKYMGSLAKLALHQLVHSGQRPYPCPLCGKAFTTPSGLSRHQQRHAGLRPHKCSVCAKTFVAASGLQLHQRIHTGERPFPCPECGKAFRQATHLREHRRLHTGERPYRCPDCGKSFVQSMHLAEHRRIHTGERPHPCPLCPKTFKTLSNLRSHRKTHTELASSQEALQSTGALVATGQPTQIIMCTEFGEAIAIIESTEHLPLVETIEIYQTTLEGNI